In Camarhynchus parvulus chromosome 21, STF_HiC, whole genome shotgun sequence, a genomic segment contains:
- the NECAP2 gene encoding adaptin ear-binding coat-associated protein 2 → MAAEAEEEYESVLCVKPAVLVYRVPPRASNRGYRAAEWQLDQPAWSGRLRITAKGSTAFIKLEDKSSGELFAQAPVEQFPGIAVEGVTDSSRYFVIRIEDGNGRRAFIGVGFVDRGDAFDFNVALQDHFKWVRQQSELARQAQDLEQGPKLDLGFKEGQTIKLNIANMKKKEGGTGSTRPRPAGPGGLSLLPPPPGGKSSSGERPAPLSMPAQLPGTPITDSLLSWPQPTAAPAADVWGDFAKASGSASSQAQGNTGWVQF, encoded by the exons aTGGCGGCCGAGGCGGAGGAGGAGTACGAGTCGGTGCTGTGCGTGAAGCCGGCGGTGCTCGTGTACCGGGTGCCGCCGCGGGCCTCCAACCGCGGCTACAG ggccgCGGAGTGGCAGCTGGACCAGCCGGCCTGGAGCGGCCGCCTGCGGATCACGGCCAAGGGCAGCACGGCCTTCATCAAGCTGGAGGACAAGAGCTCGG GAGAGCTCTTTGCCCAGGCTCCTGTGGAGCAGTTCCCCGGCATCGCTGTGGAGGGCGTGACGGACTCCAGCCGATACTTTGTCATCCGGATTGAAGATGGGAACG GCCGCCGGGCGTTCATTGGGGTCGGCTTTGTGGACCGAGGGGATGCCTTTGACTTCAACGTGGCTCTCCAGGACCACTTCAA GTGGGTGAGGCAGCAGAGTGAGCTGGCCCGGCAGGCCCAGGACCTGGAGCAGGGACCCAAACTGGATCTGGGCTTCAAGGAGGGACAAACCATCAAACTCAACATCGCT aacatgaagaaaaaagaaggagggaCGGGGAGCACCAGGCCACgtcctgcagggcctgggggcCTGAGCTTGCTCCCACCACCCCCTGGAGGaaaatccagctctggggagcgCCCAGCCCCACTCTCCatgcctgcccagctcccaggaacCCCCATCACAG ACTCCCTGTTGTCCTGGCCTCagcccactgctgctcctgctgctgatgtCTGGGGAGACTTTGCCAAAGCTTCAGG GTCAGCTTCCAGCCAGGCTCAGGGGAACACTGGCTGGGTTCAGTTCTGA